One genomic segment of Brassica napus cultivar Da-Ae chromosome A3, Da-Ae, whole genome shotgun sequence includes these proteins:
- the BNAA03G60090D gene encoding uncharacterized protein BNAA03G60090D: MGCCVSSGTANRTNENVSDKNTNNVEEETVVKEVLSETTFHSSSFNVQNSAMDDPMNRKILETEKEKFKVDPGLCMNRPVSIDPEEGSEVSEICSLRLSESVSSMTVMNGYGEEEVKQRKSQRSPTKTRTRVTSNNYPTRRTDQSPRKRINGVCNTGARVGSGMRDPRERSGRRSRSPATNRSVMDSSQTWVGGARTRKNSPSPGRLRVDPNKNTSDQQQHQNYGYTPEELLENPLVSLECFIFL; the protein is encoded by the coding sequence ATGGGTTGCTGCGTTAGCTCCGGCACCGCTAATCGGACCAACGAGAACGTGTCTGATAAGAACACAAACAATGTCGAAGAAGAAACGGTCGTCAAAGAAGTCTTGTCCGAGACAACATTTCACAGTAGTTCCTTTAATGTCCAAAACTCAGCCATGGATGATCCGATGAACAGGAAGATTCTGGAGACAGAGAAGGAAAAGTTCAAAGTTGATCCGGGCTTGTGTATGAACCGACCCGTTTCGATTGACCCTGAAGAAGGATCAGAGGTTTCGGAGATATGTAGCTTGAGGTTGAGCGAGAGTGTTTCTTCAATGACTGTGATGAATGGTTACGGTGAGGAAGAAGTGAAGCAGAGGAAATCTCAAAGATCTCCGACAAAAACTCGGACCCGGGTCACGAGTAATAATTATCCGACCCGAAGAACCGATCAATCTCCTCGAAAGAGAATCAACGGAGTTTGTAATACTGGAGCGAGAGTCGGGTCGGGTATGAGAGACCCGCGTGAGAGATCCGGAAGAAGGTCGAGATCGCCGGCTACAAATAGATCCGTGATGGATTCGAGTCAGACTTGGGTGGGTGGGGCAAGGACTCGGAAGAATAGTCCGTCTCCGGGTCGGCTTAGGGTAGATCCGAATAAAAACACGTCGGATCAGCAACAACATCAAAACTACGGTTATACCCCTGAAGAGTTGTTAGAGAACCCACTTGTTTCATTAGAATGTTTCATATTTCTCTGA
- the LOC106430408 gene encoding uncharacterized protein LOC106430408 — protein MTTTNFGVVRSAKFKLHLIVRDDTETCKLMSLNTVAKTIVGHEAVDLWDGSYNEIEDPELLPEPIRALEGKSFCFGISVNSDNVRDGAGTYKVLEVWSGDHILKVESQSEPTSMIGTSSSTLSSGDVLMLEGNSQNDPEECKTPFAKWKEEDADLPDITSTSKKLCTSIKVEKEKEE, from the exons ATGACGACAACCAACTTCGGCGTTGTGAGAAGTGCCAA GTTCAAGCTTCATTTGATTGTGAGGGATGACACAGAAACATGCAAGTTGATGTCGCTAAACACTGTTGCTAAGACCATTGTTGGACATGAAGCTGTTGATCTGTGGGATGGCTCCTATAATGAG ATTGAAGATCCAGAGCTCCTACCAGAACCTATCAGAGCTTTAGAAGgaaaatctttttgttttggcaTTTCTGTGAACTCTGACAATGTGAGGGATGGGGCAGGAACATATAAAGTTCTTGAGGTCTGGTCTGGAGATCACATTCTTAAAGTGGAATCTCAATCCGAGCCAACCTCAATGATTGGCACATCATCTTCTACCCTGTCTTCTGGTGAT GTGCTCATGCTGGAAGGAAACAGCCAGAATGATCCAGAAGAATGCAAAACACCTTTTGCAAAATGGAAAGAGGAAGATGCTGATCTCCCAGACATAACTTCTACTTCTAAGAAGTTGTGCACCTCCatcaaagtagaaaaagaaaaggaagagtAA